The nucleotide sequence tgctctcaaactcatgacctcaactgagatgcccgcctcagtctcccaaagtgccgggattacaggcctgatccaccacacccaacctctttttagttctttaaaggaCTTCCATACTTTTCTCCGTAAtcgctgtactaatttacactcctccCAACAGGGTACCAGGGTTCTCCTTTCTCTACCACCTTGCCAGCATTTCTTTTGCCTGTCTTGCAGctaaaagccattttattttatttcattttattttgagatggagttttgctcttctcacccaggcaggagtgcagtggcgctatctcggctcaccacaacctccacctcccaggttcaagcgattctcctgcctcagcctcccgagtagctggaattacaggcacactccaccacgcccgactaatttttgtatttttagtagagacagtgtttctctatgtgggtcagactggtctcaaactcctgaccttatgagattcacccacctcaggctctcaAAGTTCTaggatgacagacgtgagccaccacgcccggcctaaaagccattttaatgggGTGAGATGAAAACTCACTTTGattttaatttgcgtttctctgatgatgagtgatACTGAGCACTTTTTAGTATGTGGGGAAATTTCATGTCTTCTGCTCCTTTTTCAATTAAATCATTTgttttattgagttgtttgagcttcttatatttctagttattaatcccatctcagatgcatagtttgcacatatttgctcccaatctgtgggttgtctcttcactttgttggtttatttttagCAGTGCAGAAGTTGCTTAGTTTGAGGTAATCCCAATGGTCTATTTTTGCTTCGATTACTTGTGTTTTCAAGgtttaaaacaaaatgtctttCTTCAGACaaatgtcctggagcatttccccAATATTTTGTTCTACGTGTTTCATAGGTTCAGGCCTTAGACtcacatctttaatccattttcatttgatttttgtgtatggtgacaGGTAGAGGTgcagtttcattcctctgcatgtCGATGTCCAGGTTTCCCtgcactgtttattgaaaagactgtcctttcctgaTTGTgagttcttggcacctttgtcaaagtcCATTGgatgggctgggcttggtggctgacacctgcaatttcagcactttgggaggccgaggcgggtggattacctgaggccaggagttcaagatcagtctggacGACGTGATGAAAcatcgtctccactaaaaatataaaaattagctgagcatggtggtcaGCACCTGTAATACCactactcaggagtttgaggcaagagaatgattgaacccaggaggctgaggttgcagtgaactgagattgcacctctgcactccagcctgagtgacagagcaagactccatctcaaaagaaaaaataaaaaaccattgGATGTAAATGCATGGAATATATCTGTGTTATTCATTCTGCTCCGTTGTTCTATGTCCCTTTCTTTATGCCAAtgtcatgctgttttgcttactacAGCTCTGTAACATATTTTGagatcaggtagtgtgatgctcctgttttctctttataCCTTGAAGTCTCAAGACAGTGGGCGTCacataaaaaaattatggaaaaaagGATCCCAGGACTCCCAGGGCCCAATATTAGATAACAGAGTGTTGGCCATGAACCATCCTCAAAGATTTCCACTGAGTAGAGGACAGACACCCTcatttcctcacctctctcctgTCTCATGTTCTAGGAAACCCTTCAAATAGTTGGCCTTCACCCACTGAACCAAGCTCCAAAACCGGTGAGTACAGAACCCTCTTATATCCGCTTTTGGAAACCTGGGGAGGTGGAAACCTTGGATTCAGGCGTTGACTCAGCATCTCACAGCTCTGACATTGTACCCCTGTCTTCCACCATCTCCGAACTCCAGATACTCCTACAGCGAAAGGGATCTGGGTCCAACACAGGGCTCAGTGAAATCTCTTCATCTCTCATTTTATGGAGCTGAGActtcctacaagctagaagaatGATTGCCAATCTGACATCCTTCTCAGGAAAAATGCAATGTTTGTTCTGCCTGCATTCCTAACTggaggataaattcctggagacttgagagagggaagggaagggaacatcTGATGAGGGCGAGGTGTTTTAGAGAAGTTCCACTTGCCAAGGAATGAGCTCCTATAGGTCATGAAGCAACCCTGGCTGACTCAGCAGAGAAAGAGCCTTGCTGTAACAGAGAACAGAGCTCATGCACGCACACTTCGACTCACTGACTCATTCAGCCACGGCCCCATGCTCAGGCTGTGCACTGTGGAAGCTTTTCCTATTGTTGCCATAACAAATTTCCACAAGATTCGTGGGTGAAAACAAAACGGTTTTTTAATTATCTTACAGTGCTGTAGCTCAAAGTATGAAGTgcatctcactgggctaaaatcaaggtgacAGCAAGGCTGCCTTCCCTCTGAGGATTCCAGGCAAGAATCTGCTTCTCACTtttctcagcttctagaggctccCACATTCCTTCGCTCCTggtccccttcctccttcctcaaaGCCCACAAAGACTggtcacatctcacatggcatcACTCAGACCCTTCTTCCTTACCACACCTCTTTCTCTGAATGCTGCTCTcccttcttcctcatcttttgAAAACTTGGGGATTCTATTGGGTTCACCAAGATGAAAATCCATCATAATCTCCCGGAAATCATTCAGGATACCCTTGTTTTAAgttcagctgattagcaaccatAATTCCATCTGCAATCTTCATTCCTCCTTTCCATGTAAAATAAGATATTCACAAGCTATGGAGGCTAGGACAGGGACATTTTGGGGTGggacagcattctcctgccttccACAAACAGTGAACAAGATGCATTTGGCCTCTGCTCTTTGGACACTGATATTGCAGATGGTTAAATGGGAGGGCAGAAAATGAATGCACAAGTGGACCAATAAATGAATGATCCATTGGGAAGCATCTGTGTATGAaatctatttgtttgtttcttcatttgtttattgagacagagtctccctctgtcttccaggctacagtgcagtgtcaccatcttggctcactgcaacctgcaccttctggatccaagtgattctcctgcgtcagcctctcaagtagctgggattacaggcaactgccaccatgcccggctaattctttttgtatattttttgtagaggatGTTTCACCATCTTCGCCAAGCTTCTCtgaaactcccaacctcaagtgatccgaccgTCTCAGcatcctaaagtactgggataactggcgtgagccactgtgcccagccagaatttaaaataaataatacataatgcTGAGTGTATGATTTTGGGTGACAGAGAAGATCTCACTAATCAGATATTTGTGACATTAATGAAAAACACGGATTGAACCCCTGAAAGATTGGCGGAAGGATTTTCCACACACAGCTGTCAGCCGTGAAGGCAGAAAGCTGAAAACAATCTGATGTGGAAGGAAGAGGCTCTGCCTCAAATGCTGGGAATGAGGTGGGGAGAATGACAAGACGACTGTGGAGAGACGGAGAGCACACTGGGTACACAGGAAACTAAGGAGCAACAAGGAGTGTGTGTTTGACACTCACAGCCATTGGATTCACCTCGGGGTAGCCAGGAATCCCTACATGATTAATAGTGACTGACATGAAAATAAGGGAGGCCCAGGTGCGTAACTGGAATCTAGGAGACTGTGGAAAAGGCAATTCCCGCCCCACTGGTGAAATGTGGTGCTGATTTAGACCCTAACTGGGTGAAGCAGATGGATATAAGCTATGCTTGTGAGGTGGAATCATTGGCTGGAAAGGCTTGCTGGGTATGATTTTCCTAGTTGTCTAATCCTCGCTTAATTTCTTTCTGAGCTTTATTCCTACTACACATAAATCAATACCTGGCAAAGGAGTGACAGATATATGAGGGGTGGTGGAAATGAAGGGACCTATTATAGCATAATATACAAGTCTgtgaacggtggctcacgcctgtaacccagcactgcaggaggccaaggcgggtggatcacatgaagtcagcagttcgagaccagcctggccaacatggtgaaaccctgtctctaggaaaaacacaaaaattagccgagcatggtggtgcatccctgtaatcccagctcctactctggaggatgaagcaggagaatgacttcaacccaggaggtggaggttgcagtgagtggagattgcatcactgcactccagcctgggtgacacaaggagactccgtctcaaaaaataaaaataagaaatgcataaatataaatataatataacaCATGCAAATGAGAAAGGGACCTGAATTCCAAtcatgatttttctatttctctataaTTACTTCTTTGATCCTTTATCTTATCCATTAGGCAATGAGCCTAAAACCTCTTCCCTATTTGGCTTTCTGTGAGCATGAGATCATATAGAAAATGTGAAAGCCCGCTGAATCCTCCAGCACAGATCCTGGAATACACAAAGTGCTCTGTTCATCACAAGAAAACATGCCCTCTCACCCAAATCCCCCACCTCACCCCTACTTCCAATCATCTGTGGAGATTCAGATAGGCCATGGGGAGGTAAATTCTAATACTCCTTGGAGTGAGTCCAGATCTTGGAATCAGAGATTAGCGTCAGCAGTAGCTCCTGCTCCCCTTTCCTACTAATTCACAGGAGGACAGGTGGTATTGAAGCAATAGATGGCCGAGGGGGTGGTCCTTCCCCCAGCCTCTCGGGTAGAACAGCAACCTAACATGTGTCTCCTGAGATCACAAAGAGTAGCACGTTTCACATGGGCTTCAACACTGTTTCCTGGCCATTTGACATAAGAGAATTCTACTTCGCTTTTTTTATCTTGATTtcacttttgtttccttttcttggaGAATGCAAGTTGTTTGACTCAAGAATGCCGTGGATGTAGAAATCCTAAAGCACAGTCGCTGTGTATCAATCCCAGTGCAGTCTTCCCAGAGAAGACTCTAAACACCTCCTGGACTGCACCTGGGCCTATGCCAATTCCTATCACTCACCGTCACTCCAGGGAGACAGAACACACAGAGAATACATTACACAGGCAGGTTCATTACTAACAGATAAGCAGCGAGTGACAACAGAAGCCTACATTTCAATGTGAGCCAGTCCCTCAAGGCTCAGAAAAGCTGCTCGGGACATATGGAGTCACCCCATTTGCAGTGTAGCTGGGGGAAGCCAGAAAGCAGCCCAGCCTGGGTTTTGTACCCTGGAGCCACAGGAAGCACTCAGCTAAAGCACTGCATGACGCCTTCCTCCAGGAAGAACAGGAAGACAGCCCAGGCTGTTCTGAGACATTCCTCCTGATCTCAGGTCGTTGctgtcttagtttttttttttgttgctctgAAGGAACACTTGAGCCTCGGTAACTTCTAAAGAAAAGAGATCGGtttgcctcacagttctgcaggctgtactggAAGCATGGCACCAGAATCTATTTCTCGTGATGGCCTCAGGCTGCTCCCACTCtggcagaagggaaggagggtCTGTCTGTGCAGAGACCACAGAGATCACACGGCAAGAGAGAGAGTAAGGGGGAGAGGGAGCAATGGAGCTTCCaagctctttttaacaaccagctgtcCAGGAACTAACAGAGGGGGAACTTGCTAACCCCGTCTCCTTGGGACAGCATTGATCTGTTCATGatggatccacctccatgacccaaacacctctgaAGAGGCCCAACCTCCCACAATGGGGGTGAAATTTCAATGTGAGGTTTGAAGGGGTCAAACATCTCAACTAAAGTAGTTGTATCCTCAGCACGTTCTATGGTTACTATGAGAGCTATAATTGAGAAAGCAGGGGAAAGCTAGGTCTCCCGCCATTTGGGTGCTTGTCCTAAAGAGACGTTGTATGTGGTTACCTGCCAATCAAGAAATGCGAGACAATTCATAAAGAGGAACTGCTATGATTAGCTTCTTATTGGTGTCTCCTCTTCTTCCAGGTAACCCCAGACACCTGCATGTTCTGATTGGGACCTCAGTGGTCAAAATCCCTTTCAccatcctcctcttctttctccttcatcgCTGGTGCTCCAACAAAAAAAGTAAGTCTCACGAAGCAGAGGCCAGAGAGCTCAGGGCCATGTGGGGAAGCAGGATGGGAGCACTCAGGTGTGTGTTCCTCACCAGCAGGATGGTCCCTGGCCCAAGACAGGAGCCACAGAGGCAGGACTTTCTAGAGAGAGCACCAGATTCCCTTCCCCTGCCTTCAGCTCACAGACCGTTGCCTGATTCTGAACTGTACCCTCACGTCCCCTGCAGCCACTCACATCCAGGAGAAGGTTCCATGACAGGCAGAAAGTGGGAGATAGAATCAATGGGATGGGAACTCAGAGCTATTCATGGGATGGGTCCTTGAACTCAGAGAGATAGAATGTCTGAGTCTGCTGTTGGCAACTGAGGGACCTCAGGCACCTATGGCCTCCCCCTGTTTGTTGGTATCTGCTTATGAAATGAGGACCCAGAAGTGCCCTCCGAGCTCTTTTGTTGACTTCCGTCTTCTACAGATGCTGCTGTAATGGACCAAGAGCCTGCAGGGAACAGAACAGTGAACAGCGAGGTAGGTGCTCCTCGGCCCAGCCTCGTGGCTAGTCTTATTCCCAAAGAGTCCTGAAAAATGTGAGCACCCTCCCTCACTCAGCATTTCCCTCTCTCCAGGATTCTGATGAACAAGACCATCAGGAGGTGTCATACGCATAATTGGATCACTGTGTTTTCACACAGAGAGAAATCACTCGCCCTTCTGAGAGGCCCAAGACACCCCCAACAGATACCAGCATGTACATAGAACTTCCAAATGCTGAGCCCAGATCCAAAGTTGTCTTCTGTCCACGAGCACCACAGTCAGGCCTTGAGGGGATCTTCTAGGGAGACAacagccctgtctcaaaaccgGGTTGCCAGCTCCCATGTACCAGCAGCTGGAATCTGAAGGCATCAGTCTTCATCTTAGGGCATCGCTCTTCCTCACACCACGAATCTGAACATGCCTCTCTCTTGCTTACAAATGTCTAAGGTCCCCACTGCCTGCTGGAGAGAAAACACACTCCTTTGCTTAGCCCACAATTCTCCATTTCACTTgacccctgcccacctctccaacCTAACTAGCTTACTTCCTAGTCTACCTGAGGCTGCAATCACACTGAGGAACTCACAATTCCAAACATACAAGAGGCTCCCTCTTAACACAGCACTTAGACACGTGCTGTTCCACCTCCCTTCAGACTATCTTTCAGCCTTCTGCCAGCAGTAAaacttataaattttttaaataatttcaatgtaGTTTTCCCGCCTTCAAATAAACATGTCTGCCCTCATGGTTTCGGTAACGAGACTCTTCTCTTGCCTAAGGCTTCCGGTGTTATCATTACCATGTCCACATAACCCCATCTGTTCTCCATTGGGTTCTCAGCCCTGGACTCTGAGCTTCTGGAAGCAGAATGGAGCCTGAATTGTCTCTGAGACTCCAATTTCCATCCAAAGATACAGCACATAGGAGGCTCCAAGGATCGTGAATCACATGAACAAGTGATATTCTTACTCTCTGCAGACCTGGAAAGCTGGCAGAGTCATTCCACGATGAAACATTTGTAGAGTCATAGGCCTTGTTAGTCTCATCTCCACGGGGACACATATCAACATATCATctttcataatataaatatacagtcGGTCCTCCATATCTGTGGGGTTTACAGGTGTTTATTGAACCAAcaataaatcaaaaatattttgagaaaaaaatcccCGAAGTTTCAAGAAGCAAAAAACTATGTTGAATCGACACAAATTGAGTGGCGTGTAGGCTGTGTCAGGAATTATAAGTAATCAAGAGATGATTTCatgtatacaggaggatgtgcatgggTTCTATGCAATTgctatgctattttttttttttgagacagtctcactctctcacccaggctggagtgcagtggcgtgatctcaactcactgcaacctccgcctcccaggttcaagcgattgtcttccctcagcctccccagtagcctcccctaggattacaggcacgtgccaccatgcacagataaatttttttgtgtgtgtatttttagtagagacggggtttcagaaTGTTGgaccagctggtcttgaactcctgaccttgtgatctacccagctcagcctcccaaagtgctgggattacgggcgtgagccacggtgcccagcttcACTATGCCATTTCATGCAAGGggcttgagcatctgcagattttggtatctgaatggggatcctggaaccaatcaccCAGGTATAGTGAAGGACcatggtatataatttttatttgtcaatcttaaaaataaagcataaaaaatttacaacaacaagataaaaaataagaagtgttTTTATAGTGTGAGGATaagtttagatttattttttcctacgTGTAACCCTATGGTCCTGTGTTATTTGTTGAGAAAATATTCTATTCCACCTTAAACTACATGGCAGCCTTTGTCAACTATAAAGGGACTGTGTATCCACAGATGTATTTTAGACACAGTTTTCTGTCCAGTGGTTCTCTGTATCCCCTCTCATGAGGATGCTGCATTTTATATAAACTTATAGAACCCCTTAAAATTTGGTAACCTGAGTCCTCTGATTTGTTATTATAGgttatttagtttgcttttttttttttcttgagacagactcttcctctgtcacccaagctggagttcagtggcttgagctcagctcactgcaacctccgcctcccaggttcaagctattctgatGCCTCTGGTTTAGTACTAGAAACTCAAGCAGGAAAATTAGAATGGCTTCTTGTCACAATTACTCTGATAATGTTAATAATACCTGTTAGACATTTTGCACATTACATATGAAGAAGAGTTTGAAtctcagataaaaacaaaaatacatcaaaaatcTTTAATGTAAGCACAGAATTCAATCATCTCGTGTATGAGAGGTTGGATCTGAGACGTCTTTTGAGTCTGGTCGTAGTGAAGGACGCAAGGTGTCAATTCTAGTGAGAACAATTTCCAGGAAGCCATGTTCCGCTCTTGAGCGAGCACCCACTGGGCCTCATGCAAGGTAGAAAGAGCCTGCGTACGTCACCCTCCCATGATGTGGTCAACATGTAAACTGCATGGGCAGGGCGCCAAATAACATCCTGTGCGCTGCTGAGCTGAGCTGGGGCGCGGCCGCCTGTCTGCACAGACAGCACCATGTCGCTCATGGTCGTCAGCATGGCGTGTGTTGGTGAGTCCTGGAAGGGAATCGAGGGAGGGAGTGCGGGGATGGAGATCGGGGCCCAGAGTTGGAGATATAGGCCTGGAAGTGGAGTTATGGGCCTAGAGATGGAGTGATGGGCCTAGAAGTGGAGATctgggcctggagtggagatatgggcctggagGTTGAGATATGGGCCTGCAGTAGAGATATGGGCTTGTAGTGGAGACATGGGCCTGGAGAtggagatatgggcctggagATGGAGATATGGGCCTGCAGTAGAGATAGgggcctggagtggagatatgggcctggagtggagatatgggcctgaagtggagatatgggcctggaggtggagatatgggcctggaggtggagatatgggcctggagtggagatatggGTCTGGAGGTGGAGATACGGGCCTGCAGTAGAGATatgggcctggagtggagatatggGCCAGGAGTGGAGTTATGGGCCTAGAGGTGGATATctgggcctggagtggagatatggGCCTAGGAAGGAGATATGGGCCTGGGTGTGGAGATATGGGACTGGAGAGGTGATatgggcctggagtggagatatggGCTTAGGGTGGAGTTCTGGGCCTGGGGCGGAGATATGGGACTGGATTGGAGATAGGGGCCTAGGGTGGAGATCTGAGCCTGGATTGGCGATATGGGCCTAGGGTGGAAATATCAgcctggagtggagatatggGCTTGGGGTGGGGATATGGGCCTGGAAACTGGGTCTCTGCACAGCCGACAGCCCTGTTCTTGGGTGCAGGTAGGCACTGAGGGTGAGTTTAACTTCAGCCCAGGAAGGGCCTGGCTGCCAAGACTCACAGCCCAGTGGGGGCAGCAAGGGAGGGCTGGTTCGCCTGCAGATGGATCGTCCATCATGATCTTTCTTTCCAGGGTTCTTCTTGCTGCAGGGGGCCTGGCCACATGAGGGTGAGTCCTTCTCCAAACCTTCGGGTGTCATCTCCCCACATAAGAGGATTTTCCTGAAACAGGAGGGAAGTCCTGTCGGGGAGTCTCTCATAAA is from Homo sapiens chromosome 19 genomic scaffold, GRCh38.p14 alternate locus group ALT_REF_LOCI_29 HSCHR19KIR_FH06_BA1_HAP_CTG3_1 and encodes:
- the KIR2DS2 gene encoding killer cell immunoglobulin-like receptor 2DS2 isoform d precursor (isoform d precursor is encoded by transcript variant 4), producing MSLMVVSMACVGFFLLQGAWPHEGNPSNSWPSPTEPSSKTGNPRHLHVLIGTSVVKIPFTILLFFLLHRWCSNKKNAAVMDQEPAGNRTVNSEDSDEQDHQEVSYA